actcctaacaagattgcttgctccaaaatcgaagaggcaccgccctccgaatctcgagagccagactcccaacataattactttctcaaaaatcgaagagagggtaaaggaacagtaccactgctggataattggaaagtccctgtgtgtcaacctttgtgcttcgtggcaaggtagactagcaaacatgcccaacctttactcacattcaagaaaacactcccaacaagattgcttgctccaaaatcgaagaggcaccgccctccgaatctcgagagccagactctcaacatgattactttctcaaaatcgaagagagggtaaaggaacagtaccactgctggataattggaaagtccctgtgtgtcaacctctgtgcttcgtggcaaggtagactagcaaacatgcccaacctttactcacattcgagaaaacactcccaacaagattgcttgctccaaaatcgaagaggcacggccctccgaatctcgagagccagactcccaacatgattactttctcaaaaatcgaagagacaccgctctccgaatctcgagagccagacccccagcaggattgctttctcaaaaatcgaagaggcatcgttctccgaatctcgagagccaaacccccgacaggtctgtaatcttcacacgcaacatcagctttccagataccacaaatcactttttcaaagtgctctgacagagttaaaacatgtgaagctggcagctcccactaccgtgctataaccaagcagggtaaaggaatagcattattacttgatgttagggagactcctatatatgtcgacttccatccctaacggacaggcagacctgcaaaaatgctcaaccctttctcttatctgagagggcactcccaacaaagcctttcgaaatattcagctttctttccccccaataatacctctgtaaacaagctatactagagcaagaatatctcatatcatcagggttaaaagcaagagtatcccatatcatgctttttccctgtcttttcctttggccttgttcttacctgcaagacaaggagaaagagagcaatcagtcaacacttggaatcaagcttccagccaggaactgactgcctggaaccccttacctgattacttacctggcattgctctcgagtactcatcttcaacatcttatgcttccagggaagataccgcatctgcctgaggaacagatagggcaagtgagaaggatacaaggaagcatgtggagacaagtgtaacagcacacgtgccgatacatccactactctatcaaaagcaaaagtatcccatatcagcagggtcgaacgtactctagatttgatggacttgttttgaccctcaaattcttcagtcggccttatactctggaggaaaccagaaaaccctccagcccagttcaagaataagcctgtggaaagttacttcttcaaaagcaaaagtatcccatatcatctctcctcatttttcttctctttatccttcatgctgcctgcaagatagggagaatgtgaacaatcagccggagctctgattgcttaccttgtctgtcacctctttcagcagatcccctagctcggcgacttgggggactcctactacatggtttgtatctcgcttgaccaagcatgaaactacaagtaagcttcaagtgaaattgatacattaccttgtgcatctccaccagttacagataccacccctggatggaggaagagtacttccagagaagatgccacatctacctatgagacagataaggcaagtcaagacgataccacactccggtacttagaagtttcgtggctacgagatcattctcccacaatattttctaatgtcatttgtactaaatcattcacttgtactcactaaaggagagcttgaacctatgtacttgtgtaaacccttcacaattaatgagaactcctctattccgtggacgtagccaatctgggtgaaccacgtacatcttgtgtttgctttcctatctctatccatttatatccacactaatgaccggagcaatctagcgaagatcacaaaaagtgatcgttttcgctacctaggatctatcttgcaagagaacggagaattagatggagatctcaaccatagaatacaagctggacggatgaagtgtaagagtgcatccggcgtgttgtgtgaccgtcgtaggccactgaagctcaagggaaaattttataggacggcaataaggccagcgatgttgtatggcacagaatgttgggcggtgaagcatcaacgtacacaaaatgggtgtagcggagatgaggatgcttcgtgggatgtatgggcacacgagaaaggataagattgggaattaggatatccgaggtaaagtaggagtagccaaaattgaaggaaatatgagagaaaatcggttccggtggtttggacatgtgcaaagaaggcctactgacgctccggttcgaaaatgtgactacgggacagaggttcggggccgaaggagtagaggaagacctaggaaaactttggaagagaccctaagaaaagacttgagtacttggatttaacggaggacatgacacaaatgagcgcaatggcgttctaggattcatatagccgaccccacttagtgggaaaaggctttgttgttgttgttgttgttattgtttgtTACTATTTTAGCAACCACCCGCACAACAATTTCTGAGTGATCATCAAATCTCCTGTGTATTTATGTTGCATCGTCCCTTTTCTCATGACCCCTCACTTCAATTTTGAAAGCCTCTCTTGATCATCAAATATCTGGACTTTTGTTTGgttctcaattttaattttttaagtacaacatatatgtatgtatgtgtatatgtgtgtgtgtgtgtgtatatatattgaatAATCCCAACAGTCTAGATTAATTCAGTGAAGAATattgctcaaaaaaaaaaaattggtaacaCTAGCATTCTTCCGTGAGACCATGCACATATCTCATTATTTGCGAATAACGTATAATTTTATAATCGTAactgtttaattttttaatcttcatttaAAGATCATTCTTATAAAATATCATTTCAATCaaagatcgtttagtcatccaAATGTATAGAACAAATTGACGGTGTGAGTATCAATTAACATTCATGAATCAATCTGATACACATAGATGACTAAACAATCTTCAAttagaatgattttttttttttttttgtctgataatcttcaaataaagattaaaaaatttaaccGTCCCAATTACATAATTCATGTAATGAAGATACGTTATTCACAATGAATGAGATATGTGCATACCGAACCTAATCGTTGACCTCCTAATGAAAAAGCGAAAGATTCAATGCCgcgagaaaggaagaagaaacacAGGAAGGAGCGCAAACAAGCATTTATCTGATGAAAAACGTCTCTCCGTTTCGGCTTATCGTAGCTCCGTTGTTCATGCTAGCACTGGCCGCAACATTATCAGAGACCGACGCCAATCCCAGCTCCGTCTCGGCTTATCGTAGCTCCattgtttgataaccatttcatttttaGTGTGAAAACGGAAACTAAAATCTGAAATGGTTATCTACGGCCTCTTAATTAATATAGTTAATAGAGGAAGATGAACGTCTTAATTACTTACCTGGATTGTCTGCCTTGAATCTAATGGTAGTCCAACCATTTACAAGGACGGCAAAGGTGTTCTAAAGAGGAGGATCAACAAGATTATATGTCAAAGGGTCCTTGTCCTTGCATTGGATGCTCATCCCCGGACCCCTGCCACCAAATTTGTCCCCTGAAACACAATCTCCACCGTTGAATATCTCACCTCCGTCTCCTGCTTCCGTGTCTGTAGGTTCAACGGCAAGTCCTGAGCCGTAAAATAAAACAGCGAGGGCTGGGAATTTTGGACGGCCAGTTCCAATTGCCCCCATTGACATGGTAGAAATAAGCTTGCAGTATGTCAATGCTGAGGTTGACAAAGATAATTTTGTTGACAATGGCGGCAAGACGCGTCCCAGTAGGCCTGGAACATGAATTATTcggtgtaaaaaaaaaaaaagttgatatCTTGAGCAGCACGTCAACAGGGTGTTTTTATGTCGAGTTTACTAGTAAAGTGAACCGATGTGTTAGTGTTGTTACGGGAAGGAAGTAACGGCGGAGTTAGAATTTCCGTTGTATTGGAGTATGGCATTCCAGCACCACCAACGTAGGCTTCAGCAATCATGTAGTTGTTGTTCTGGCCTCTGGTCGGCATATAACAAGAGGCAAATGATTTGGCCGGGAGATATGGTCGCACAATCTGTTGAAAATGGCTTGGTGCAGCTAGCAGCTGAGCCCACAACTGCAACGACATGATTGGCAATGGCGAAAAACAGAATCTGTTGCGCTGCGGAGTTGATTAGTCTTAGCAGGTAGGGTTTGCCATAAACAACTATGAGCTTGAATGTGTCTGCTTCTGGAGTTGAGCATGGAAGTATTAGGGTCCCCTCCACTGAATCGTTTCATTGTAAAGCTGCCCGATATCTTCCTTCCACGTTTCCACCACTGTCATGCGAGCAGAATAATTAGGATCGTTTGGAAATGCTTCTCAAGAAACAACTTTTACGAGAAGCGCTTTCATTAGATAACAtcaaaaaatttaacaaaaatccAAGTATTTTCCTTGTAACTACCCAGAAACCCTTTTAACTTTATCTGTCAAACACTATCATAAAAGTTTCATAAAATTTCGAAGTGTTTATGATAAAAGCCCTTTAGACAGAAAAGCCCTTTTaacagaaagtggttttttgaTGTTTCAATGGCACTTGAAAGCATGTTTATCTAAGTTGGCAGGCTGCTCATCTATGCTAATACAAAGTTAAGAAACATCATAACACAACATTAATTTGGCATACATTGTACAAGATTACAAGAGAGAAGGTCGACCTTTCGATGAACAAATTACATGCAAATCAACCCTCATTTGCGGTCTCCGAAAACTAACAAGAAATACACTTTCATATCTTTCTTCGGAGGAGAAAAAACGATCAGATACCAGGAAATCTGAATTACTATTTTCCTCTCAGAACACACAGCATTTCTTATGCCCTAGAGAGagacttcatttttcttctgttgATATTTTCCTGAGGATACTGGTTGCGGGAGACACACAGAATTCAAAATTTCGGATACTTCAGAGTGATGGAAAGTGTAGCTATTTATGATGAAACATAACTACCCTCGTAAGCAGCAAGGCTGGTGTCTGTAATGGTCGTGTCACTATCTCCGCTTGAATTGCTTTTTTCATCATTTTGCATCGGTGGGGGCCTTGCTGGGATGGACATGCTGAGATTTGTATTGGGGATTGCACGATCAGTTTTTTTGGTAGTGGATGTCGTCTGAGAGATCTGAGCAGTGTTCATGGAAGCAACTGAACTAGAAGGAACACCAATTGGCTGGGAGTCTTTCGTTTGCCTCTTTGCTCCTCTGTGGACATGCAGACCACAATACTTCTGGTCAGGAAGAACATCCCTTCTGCAGCGCCACTTCTTTCCATCCGTTCTCCTACACCTCCTTGGTTCAAGCTCTGTCCCGCTACTATTGTTGAAGCATACGCCATTGGAAATTAGAAAAGCTGAAAACAGTTGAAAACTGAAATAAATACACAGATACTCCAGTTGATTAGAAAGAAAACCTAGAGAAGTATTTTAGTAACTAAAACCATTATGTCATCTTTTTTACAGGACATAATTTTCCTACGTGATTTCAATTCTGGTGCACTGTTGGCCTctttcattaagaagtcacatctAAACCAAACTCAAACATTGTTGTGTAGAAAGTTTCTCAAAACCAACAGTTATCCTtaataatacacacacacacatatatatagcagGTGAGAATAAAAACATGTTTTAGCGCAATGGTTTGATCTTACTCATTTGTCTACCCTGAAGAACGCTCTTCGGGGAGAAGCCCAATCCTGGTGATATAGTACTACCAACAATGGTGCTATTTCTGTTGAGGCTGCTTCCTCTGATCATGCAATTGTCACCAGCATGGTTGCTACTATATTCTTTTACACCAATGCTGATGCTATTTTTGTTGCTACTGCTGTTGGTGGCAGCGGTTGGTCCAGCATGTGCAATAGTGACTGCAGAAGCAGGGGATGTAGCAGTTCTATTGGCAGGTATCATGGCAACGGATGTAGTTGTAACAGATCGGATGTTTGTCTTACATTCTTGATAGCCACTGGAGGCATTGGTTGTACCTTGGCTGACACCAATATTATCCGAGGATTGGGCCTTAAGATGAAGGCCATTCGGAGTTGAAATCCGAAGGTTTGTCTTTGAACTGCACAACTCAGCATCTGTATTCTTGGGTTGTTTTGCGCTGGAAGGAGAAGACGTTTCAGAAGTTTCCACATGCTTTCTTGAACGCTGGCAGCCTCTGTGCATGTGTTGCTGACAGTATTTCTGACCAGGAACTACACTCTTACTACACCTCCATTTCTTTCCATCTGTTCTTCTGCACCTTCCCGGCTCAGGATCCATTTTACTTCGATAGTCAAAGCCCCCCACAGGATTGAATCCTATAACTGAAACAATCaatccaaataaacaaaaaaaccaaTCAACTGAGAAAAATCCTTCTCGAAAATCAGATTACTTGATATAAGTTCGCAGAAACAATCATTTCAAATGACATAGTTCTTATTATTTTCAAGTTCAATTCCTTGAACCCTGTCAACAAACTCACATTATCAATGTATGAAGCGATGCCTCGAATTACCCGTCCCAGCAAAAAATTTGAATTGTAGCACACAGTACAAAACCATCTTTCGGGAGGGAAGTTCACAAAAACAAATACTTCATATGACAATAATCGAATATATTCAAACTCATTTCCGCAAACCACGTCAACAAAACACATTATCTATCAGCAGTGGCAGAGCCAGCATGGGGTCATTGGTTGTCCTTGACCCCAGTAACTTCAAAAACCCcatgtatatttgtttgtatAGTGTTTTTGACCCCTATAAATAGCCAaggcaaactaaattacaacaacCTCTTCCTActtcttcaattttcttttatcatatttgtctttcttttctcaCTTCTTTTATGAAATATTTTAGTTGAAAAACCTTGGCAGTCTTCAACATTACTCCACAGTACCCTGCATCCACCCTCAACAAGCCTCTACAAGTAATAGTAGTTGTCAACATATGTTGGCATAAACTTCCGGCATATGTTGACAAGTGCCTACTAGGTGCTCGACAAAATGGCAAGCTTTTTTGTTGATATTATGACCCCATTATTTGAAAATCTAAACTGTCTATCGGTGGATGAAGTGATAGATTCGAATTCCAATACACAGAACCACCTTCAAGGAGGGAAAAATATTTTGCAGTAAAACTAACAGAAAAGCATGTCAATCGTTTAATCGTTATGTTTTCAATATTTAATGGATATGTTGTCGATATTGCAATTGAGATTTGATTTCCGATCATTTTAGCCAGTTTCCCGATAGTCAATGAAACAAAAACATTAGAACCCAGTTCAAATTTCTCATAACAACCACCAAAAAGCAAACAAAAtaaccaccaaaaaaaaaaaaagaccgttcggtaaaaaattgaaatcccaTCAAGGAAAAGGCAAGAATTTGACTTACAGGTGGGGAAGTGCTGATAGATAGCAGCAGCATTTGAGGAGCCAAAAGAGGCAGCCACACTGTTCCATATTGGAACCAAAAGCTGAACCGGCACTGGTACCCCGGCAGCTAAGTGCTTATAGATAAGCGCTTGTTCCTCCAGCTCATGCAGCTGCACAGCCGTAAacccaccaccacaaccaccaccaacaccaccaccaccgccaccacacttcatcttcttcttcttcccgttCTGATCACCATAATTACAACCAACCCCAATACCAAGTCCAAGTTTCacctcttctctctcctctttctctctcctcataATTCCATCCTCCATTTTCGCAAACACATTCAACAGATTCACAGACAAAAACCCAATTCAGTTCCTAACTCGATTCTCAAATTTTCAACACAAATTTGATGAACTGAGTGAATgaaatctttatatatatatatatatatatatatatatatattatatgtatacaaatatatttgctttgttttgtttaaagCGGGTTGTCAGAGAGAGCACTGAGTCACTGACAATCCCTGCCTCTCTGTTTCAGACTTTTTCAGTGTCCGCAGCCCGAAATTTTCAGACCAACTTTCTCTTCCGCTTCTCGGGCCGCTTAAAACCCATTGCGCGTGTTCGTCACGCTCCAATAGGCGGGTCGGCCAGTCCTTCGCTGGGGATTTACTCCACGCGCCTCTCAGCTGGGCCAGGGCGCCTGCTTGTCTGGCAGCAGTGGAATCCCCGCCTGTCGACACGTCATCCGG
This is a stretch of genomic DNA from Malus domestica chromosome 02, GDT2T_hap1. It encodes these proteins:
- the LOC103406262 gene encoding growth-regulating factor 9, producing MEDGIMRREKEEREEVKLGLGIGVGCNYGDQNGKKKKMKCGGGGGGVGGGCGGGFTAVQLHELEEQALIYKHLAAGVPVPVQLLVPIWNSVAASFGSSNAAAIYQHFPTFIGFNPVGGFDYRSKMDPEPGRCRRTDGKKWRCSKSVVPGQKYCQQHMHRGCQRSRKHVETSETSSPSSAKQPKNTDAELCSSKTNLRISTPNGLHLKAQSSDNIGVSQGTTNASSGYQECKTNIRSVTTTSVAMIPANRTATSPASAVTIAHAGPTAATNSSSNKNSISIGVKEYSSNHAGDNCMIRGSSLNRNSTIVGSTISPGLGFSPKSVLQGRQMTFLISNGVCFNNSSGTELEPRRCRRTDGKKWRCRRDVLPDQKYCGLHVHRGAKRQTKDSQPIGVPSSSVASMNTAQISQTTSTTKKTDRAIPNTNLSMSIPARPPPMQNDEKSNSSGDSDTTITDTSLAAYEGSYVSS